From the genome of Bradyrhizobium elkanii USDA 76, one region includes:
- a CDS encoding ferritin-like domain-containing protein yields MGLFTKDIKTMDDLLLHGLQDIYYAEEQITKALPKMIDKATNRDLATGLKNHLEETNKQIERLEKVFEKLGQSPSGTQCPAIDGIIKEADETAGEIEDKTVLDAALVANAQAVEHYEICRYGTLIAWAEELGHDDIVRFLTTNLNEEKAANAKLNTVALRKGVNKKASTSA; encoded by the coding sequence ATGGGACTATTCACCAAAGACATCAAGACGATGGATGATCTGCTGCTGCATGGCTTGCAGGACATCTATTATGCCGAGGAGCAGATCACCAAGGCCCTGCCGAAGATGATCGACAAAGCCACCAACCGGGATCTGGCCACGGGCCTCAAGAACCATCTCGAGGAGACCAACAAGCAGATCGAGCGTCTCGAAAAGGTGTTCGAGAAACTCGGCCAATCGCCAAGCGGCACGCAATGCCCAGCCATCGACGGGATCATCAAGGAAGCCGACGAGACGGCCGGCGAGATCGAGGACAAGACGGTGCTGGATGCGGCGCTCGTCGCCAACGCGCAGGCCGTCGAGCACTACGAGATATGCCGCTACGGCACCTTGATCGCCTGGGCGGAGGAGCTCGGCCACGACGATATCGTGCGCTTCCTTACCACGAACCTAAACGAAGAGAAGGCCGCGAACGCCAAGCTCAATACGGTTGCGTTGCGCAAGGGTGTCAACAAGAAGGCCTCCACCTCCGCCTGA
- a CDS encoding DUF3147 family protein — MSPIRLSTSSLKEGRWYEYLIRFVLGGAATVFTGLISSRYGAVIGGVFLALPAIFCASATLIEKHEIRRKREAGLAGKRRGQMAAAVDAAGAALGALGMLAFAVGFSMLIPRGNIPAVFVGASLAWLTVAVAAWYVRRKMRSMRTVKEPSGSTNSRTR, encoded by the coding sequence GTGAGCCCGATCCGCCTTTCAACGTCATCTCTCAAGGAAGGCCGCTGGTACGAATATCTGATTCGCTTCGTGCTTGGCGGCGCTGCGACCGTCTTTACCGGCCTCATCAGCAGTCGCTATGGAGCAGTCATCGGTGGCGTTTTTCTTGCCCTTCCAGCCATATTCTGCGCGAGCGCAACGCTGATTGAGAAGCATGAAATTCGCCGCAAGCGCGAAGCGGGTCTCGCCGGCAAGCGCCGCGGGCAAATGGCGGCCGCCGTCGATGCCGCTGGCGCTGCGCTCGGCGCGCTGGGCATGCTGGCCTTCGCGGTTGGTTTCTCGATGCTAATCCCACGCGGCAACATCCCCGCCGTCTTCGTCGGCGCCTCCCTCGCCTGGTTGACTGTCGCGGTAGCGGCTTGGTACGTGCGCCGGAAAATGCGATCGATGCGGACCGTGAAAGAGCCCAGCGGCTCCACGAATTCGCGAACGCGATAG
- a CDS encoding DUF3147 family protein, with the protein MTEYVIRFVLGGAVVSAFAMLGDLLRPKSFAGLFGAAPSVALATLGIAVYQHGVNYAALQAQAMIAGAVALAIYSVVACHLLVRAKLRAVTATLLSLVIWLVAAFGLLVFAGGQT; encoded by the coding sequence ATGACCGAGTACGTCATCCGCTTCGTCCTCGGGGGCGCCGTCGTATCGGCCTTCGCGATGCTGGGAGATCTCCTGCGTCCAAAGAGCTTCGCCGGCCTGTTCGGAGCAGCGCCCTCGGTCGCGCTCGCGACGCTTGGGATCGCGGTGTATCAGCACGGGGTCAATTACGCCGCCTTGCAAGCTCAGGCGATGATTGCGGGAGCGGTTGCGCTCGCCATCTACAGTGTCGTCGCCTGCCATCTGCTTGTCCGCGCAAAGCTGCGAGCGGTGACGGCGACCTTGCTGTCACTCGTCATTTGGCTGGTCGCCGCTTTCGGGCTGCTGGTTTTCGCTGGAGGTCAGACGTGA
- a CDS encoding Hsp20/alpha crystallin family protein, giving the protein MGIRDLVPWGKGQELSTGREAFDPFLTLHREMNRLFDDAFRGFGSFGRINAPLMEGQFSWPRLELNETDKEVTVSAELPGLSEKDVQVEIANGILSIRGERKAERSDDSKFVSERYYGSFERQIPLDGVEEDKAKADFKNGVLTVTLPRSEQSRSNVKRIAINSN; this is encoded by the coding sequence ATGGGTATTCGGGATCTCGTTCCCTGGGGCAAAGGGCAAGAACTCTCAACCGGACGAGAGGCATTCGATCCGTTTCTCACGCTTCACCGTGAGATGAACCGTCTGTTCGATGACGCCTTTCGCGGCTTCGGCTCATTCGGTCGCATCAACGCTCCGTTGATGGAGGGCCAGTTTAGTTGGCCACGCCTTGAACTGAATGAAACCGATAAGGAGGTTACGGTTTCCGCCGAGCTTCCAGGCCTCAGCGAAAAGGATGTCCAGGTTGAAATCGCCAATGGCATCCTGTCAATCCGGGGTGAAAGGAAAGCCGAACGCAGCGACGATTCCAAGTTCGTCAGCGAGCGATACTACGGCTCTTTCGAGCGCCAGATTCCGCTTGATGGCGTCGAGGAAGATAAGGCGAAGGCCGACTTCAAGAACGGCGTCCTCACCGTGACGCTGCCGAGGTCCGAGCAGTCAAGGTCGAACGTCAAGCGTATCGCGATCAACAGCAACTAA
- a CDS encoding inorganic diphosphatase — protein sequence MVETPRGSSCKLDFDPKLGVFALAKPLMAGLTYPYDWGFIPSTKAEDGDPLDVLILHDAQTYPGVVLRCRPIGILEVEQKKKGETERNDRVFAVPDRSPLETDLKDIRDLPTHARDDLEQFFRATNALENKELKFLGWHGPSRAAKTIKRLAR from the coding sequence GTGGTCGAGACGCCGCGCGGCAGTTCGTGCAAGCTCGATTTCGATCCGAAGCTTGGCGTTTTTGCCTTGGCGAAGCCACTGATGGCCGGCCTGACCTATCCCTATGACTGGGGGTTCATTCCCTCGACCAAGGCCGAGGATGGCGATCCGCTGGATGTGCTGATCTTGCATGACGCGCAGACCTATCCGGGCGTCGTGCTGCGCTGCCGTCCCATCGGCATTCTCGAAGTCGAACAGAAGAAAAAGGGCGAGACGGAGCGCAACGATCGGGTGTTTGCGGTGCCTGATAGATCACCGCTCGAAACTGATCTCAAGGATATCCGCGATCTTCCCACCCATGCACGCGATGACCTCGAACAGTTCTTTCGAGCAACGAATGCGCTGGAGAACAAGGAGCTGAAGTTTCTCGGCTGGCATGGTCCCAGCCGTGCGGCCAAGACCATCAAACGGCTGGCCCGCTGA
- a CDS encoding carbohydrate porin, whose protein sequence is MVVRCLTLAVLVAGLLAGTHAFAQEDKKTDEDKPADPDTGESTIEEKTLGLLPNPFQKYGIKFAATYIGETLGNVSGGLKQGAIYEGRLNLAVDVDLQKLAGIDKLTFHANMFQIHGAGLSRNYLDNLFVVSGIEALPSTRLYEAYFEKQWGNKKVSLKFGQLAADSEFFNTKYTDVFTNASMGWPAITSLDLPSGGPSPPLAAMGTRLLVNATDQLSILGGVFDGNQAGPGPGDPQQRNRYGVNFRINDPPLLLGQIQYSWNNTKGDPNLTGQIKFGGWRHLGPFSDLQLASNGVSLAAPASSGTPLMLAGDVGGWAVFEQQIYRVPKSDDRGIGVFARISGAPADRNLIDLYADAGLEFIGLSDKRPDDKFGIAAGYAHVSKRAQALDVDYRVLFGPTWPVRSFEGLLTAVYQYQLRDGWTLQPNFQYIIHPGGGATDPAGPIPGRALKNATVFGLRTTLKF, encoded by the coding sequence ATGGTCGTTAGATGCCTGACGCTGGCGGTCCTTGTTGCGGGGCTTCTCGCCGGCACCCACGCTTTCGCGCAGGAAGACAAGAAGACCGACGAAGACAAGCCTGCCGATCCGGACACCGGCGAGAGCACCATCGAGGAGAAGACGCTTGGACTTCTGCCGAACCCGTTTCAAAAATACGGGATCAAGTTCGCCGCGACCTACATCGGCGAGACGCTCGGAAATGTCTCCGGCGGGCTGAAGCAGGGAGCGATCTACGAAGGCCGGCTGAACCTTGCCGTCGATGTCGACCTGCAGAAGCTCGCCGGCATCGACAAGCTTACCTTCCACGCCAACATGTTCCAGATTCACGGTGCGGGACTGTCGCGCAACTATCTCGACAATCTCTTCGTCGTCAGCGGCATCGAGGCATTGCCGTCGACGCGACTTTACGAAGCCTACTTCGAGAAGCAGTGGGGTAACAAAAAGGTCTCCCTGAAGTTCGGGCAGCTCGCCGCCGATAGCGAGTTCTTCAACACGAAATATACAGATGTCTTCACCAACGCATCGATGGGGTGGCCGGCAATCACATCTCTCGACCTGCCCAGCGGCGGTCCGTCGCCGCCGTTGGCGGCAATGGGCACCCGGCTGCTGGTCAACGCCACGGATCAGCTATCCATTCTTGGCGGCGTCTTCGACGGCAACCAGGCGGGTCCGGGCCCAGGCGATCCACAACAACGCAACCGATATGGCGTCAACTTCCGGATTAACGATCCGCCCCTTCTGCTGGGCCAAATCCAGTACTCCTGGAACAACACGAAGGGCGATCCCAATCTGACGGGCCAGATCAAGTTCGGCGGGTGGCGTCACCTCGGGCCATTCTCCGATCTTCAACTCGCCAGCAACGGCGTTTCGCTTGCGGCGCCGGCCAGCAGCGGCACTCCCCTGATGTTGGCAGGCGATGTCGGCGGATGGGCGGTCTTCGAGCAGCAGATTTATCGCGTGCCCAAAAGCGATGATCGGGGAATCGGCGTTTTCGCTCGCATCTCCGGCGCTCCCGCGGACCGCAATCTGATTGATCTCTACGCCGACGCCGGACTGGAGTTCATCGGCCTCAGCGACAAACGACCAGACGACAAATTCGGCATCGCTGCTGGCTACGCCCACGTCTCGAAGCGGGCTCAGGCACTGGACGTCGACTATCGCGTACTCTTTGGTCCGACATGGCCGGTGCGCAGCTTCGAAGGACTGTTGACGGCGGTGTATCAATATCAGTTACGGGACGGCTGGACCCTGCAGCCAAATTTCCAATACATCATTCATCCCGGGGGCGGAGCAACGGACCCGGCGGGGCCGATCCCGGGCCGAGCGCTCAAGAACGCAACAGTCTTCGGCCTGCGCACGACTTTGAAATTCTAG
- a CDS encoding DUF6894 family protein: MLPKQAAAFQKAGPLGTPLEFRFEMLGNEWARSMPRYYFDLKDGNGTTPDEEGLDLRDLDAAQDEAARSLGGMAHDAVATLSGSGAEQMEIEVRDDAGPVMTVRFSFAISRNKVS, from the coding sequence GTGCTCCCCAAACAGGCCGCCGCATTTCAAAAAGCGGGGCCACTAGGAACGCCCCTCGAATTTCGCTTTGAAATGTTAGGAAATGAATGGGCGCGCTCAATGCCTCGGTATTACTTCGATTTAAAGGATGGCAACGGAACAACCCCTGACGAGGAAGGCCTCGATCTTCGGGATCTGGACGCGGCACAGGACGAGGCTGCGCGATCTTTAGGCGGCATGGCCCATGATGCCGTAGCGACCCTCAGCGGTAGCGGCGCTGAGCAAATGGAGATCGAGGTCCGGGACGACGCCGGCCCCGTTATGACGGTCCGCTTTTCCTTCGCGATCAGCCGCAACAAAGTGAGCTAA
- a CDS encoding HigA family addiction module antitoxin, whose amino-acid sequence MAKKLSPLHPGEVLREEFLIPLNISAGALAKVCGVPRTRIERIANEETSITADTALRLSKALKTSAQLWLNLQNAYDVQMAEQELGSDLEKIKPIDRESCVKRETPGREPPGASIHSS is encoded by the coding sequence ATGGCAAAGAAACTGTCCCCATTGCACCCCGGTGAGGTGCTACGCGAGGAATTTCTCATCCCGCTCAACATTTCGGCCGGTGCGCTCGCCAAGGTTTGCGGCGTTCCCCGTACCAGGATTGAGCGTATTGCGAACGAGGAGACCTCGATTACCGCGGACACTGCTCTTCGCCTGTCCAAGGCGCTGAAAACCTCTGCTCAGCTTTGGCTGAACCTGCAGAATGCCTATGACGTGCAGATGGCCGAACAAGAACTTGGCAGCGACCTGGAAAAGATCAAACCGATCGACCGCGAAAGCTGCGTGAAACGAGAGACGCCCGGACGGGAGCCGCCGGGCGCATCTATTCACTCAAGCTGA
- a CDS encoding Crp/Fnr family transcriptional regulator, translating to MPHVKLIARLLSVVELSEQDKVRLQQMPHIIKTFRDGDRVARQGDVPVHCAVVMTGMLSRRRVVSERNQISSIYVPGDVPDLHTLHLPVLDHDLCSEGTSTVAFISHSHLRRMLKESPGLTNAFWRETLIHAAIYREWVENLGSRAALPRVAHLFCELATRFEMVGLLDNDTFRLPLTQQDLADACGLSTVHVNRTVQELRKMGLLDWRGQIAYVLRREELETVAEFSADYLHALKVPSPRAIIMAAG from the coding sequence ATGCCGCATGTCAAGCTAATCGCGCGTTTGCTGTCCGTCGTTGAGCTGTCCGAGCAAGACAAGGTCCGGCTCCAGCAGATGCCTCACATCATCAAAACATTTAGAGACGGCGACCGCGTCGCACGGCAAGGCGACGTGCCCGTGCATTGTGCCGTCGTGATGACTGGAATGCTGTCGCGTCGAAGGGTTGTTTCCGAACGCAATCAAATATCGTCCATCTACGTACCGGGGGACGTACCTGATCTCCATACGCTGCATCTGCCCGTTTTGGATCACGATCTCTGCAGCGAGGGGACCTCGACTGTGGCCTTCATATCCCATTCGCATCTCCGGCGGATGTTGAAGGAATCTCCGGGGCTGACAAACGCATTTTGGCGAGAGACCCTTATCCATGCAGCGATCTACCGAGAATGGGTCGAAAACCTGGGCTCAAGGGCGGCGCTGCCAAGAGTCGCGCATCTGTTCTGCGAGCTTGCCACCCGTTTTGAGATGGTGGGTTTGCTCGACAACGACACCTTCCGTCTTCCTTTAACGCAGCAAGACCTTGCGGATGCCTGTGGCCTCTCAACCGTCCATGTCAATCGCACAGTTCAGGAACTGAGAAAGATGGGATTGCTCGATTGGCGCGGACAAATCGCCTACGTGCTTCGGCGCGAGGAGCTTGAAACGGTGGCCGAGTTCAGCGCCGATTATCTCCATGCGCTAAAAGTCCCAAGTCCGCGCGCGATCATAATGGCAGCCGGGTGA
- a CDS encoding MarC family protein, with product MLWNQFVGITMLLYALTSPVGAIPVFLAITRQARSANIHRIIVLACTAVAVFFVGAAVLGKQILGFFNVGLDDFRIAGGLLALVIALEMFQAQYGKFLQSTSGVDSSEVDIHGMAITPFAFPLLVGPAQVGIMITLSNDNPGWLAKALLAAASIIATFLIGLTLWTAAAIERFLGKTGINVMTRTMALIVAAIGVHFIMTGLRSELPGLAG from the coding sequence ATGCTTTGGAATCAGTTCGTCGGAATCACGATGCTGCTCTATGCGCTGACGAGTCCGGTCGGAGCCATTCCAGTATTTCTTGCGATCACGCGGCAGGCGCGAAGCGCAAATATCCATCGTATCATCGTCTTGGCATGCACGGCGGTTGCGGTTTTCTTTGTGGGAGCCGCGGTCCTCGGCAAGCAGATCCTCGGCTTTTTCAATGTCGGTCTCGATGACTTTCGTATCGCAGGCGGGTTGCTTGCACTGGTCATCGCGCTCGAGATGTTTCAGGCACAGTATGGGAAATTCTTGCAATCAACCAGCGGAGTTGACAGCAGCGAAGTAGATATCCATGGAATGGCGATAACACCGTTTGCATTCCCTTTGCTCGTCGGACCAGCCCAAGTCGGCATCATGATCACCCTTTCCAATGATAATCCTGGCTGGCTTGCGAAGGCGCTGCTTGCTGCGGCGTCAATCATCGCAACATTCCTGATCGGATTGACACTCTGGACGGCGGCGGCGATCGAGCGGTTCCTGGGAAAAACCGGGATCAACGTTATGACCCGCACCATGGCGCTCATTGTAGCGGCGATAGGCGTGCACTTCATTATGACTGGCCTGCGGAGCGAATTGCCCGGATTGGCCGGCTGA
- a CDS encoding DUF892 family protein translates to MYHHVKKLMFTVRVDEPDPRFGNMLLEQFGGANGELAAAMQYSIQGLNCEDPDRKDLLMDIGTEELSHLEVVGTLARMHLKPAKFDRQAAEADPLIAIAGGGGVNLFNSQGNAWTADYLKITGELDVDLRSNIAAEARAKIVYERLINFCDDAGTKDALQFLMTREITHMRAFALALESMAKPAFSIGRIAPTPGLVDQFFNDSTGAGDHGEIDARGPWNEGNGWVFTESPAIQADPGASAAIVAESSPPDDQAGLGDLLIDELRDILHAEKQLTKTLPKMAEAARFDQLRELLEQHLVETENQVERINECFELLGKTVRAKPCKGMMGLIEEGQEIMAEGEEKEDAAADLALIGAAQRVEHYEISAYTMAKNLAQQLRHSAVVALLSKSLAEEENSDQLLNQVARSLMSVAKMPAAIEQAE, encoded by the coding sequence ATGTACCACCATGTCAAGAAGCTGATGTTCACTGTCCGCGTCGACGAACCAGACCCTCGTTTTGGCAACATGCTTCTTGAACAGTTCGGTGGTGCCAACGGCGAGCTCGCTGCGGCGATGCAATATTCAATACAGGGGCTCAACTGCGAGGATCCGGATCGCAAGGACCTGCTGATGGATATTGGCACCGAGGAACTGAGTCACCTCGAAGTCGTGGGGACACTCGCCCGGATGCACCTCAAGCCGGCGAAGTTCGATCGCCAGGCCGCCGAAGCCGATCCCCTGATTGCGATCGCTGGTGGCGGCGGCGTGAACCTGTTCAATTCCCAGGGCAATGCGTGGACGGCCGACTACCTGAAGATAACCGGCGAGCTCGACGTCGATCTGCGCAGCAACATCGCCGCCGAAGCGCGGGCCAAGATCGTCTATGAACGCCTAATCAATTTCTGCGACGACGCCGGTACCAAGGACGCGCTGCAGTTCCTGATGACTCGGGAAATCACACACATGAGAGCGTTCGCGCTGGCGCTCGAGAGCATGGCCAAGCCCGCTTTCAGCATCGGCCGCATCGCCCCAACACCGGGACTGGTCGACCAGTTCTTCAACGACTCCACCGGGGCCGGCGACCACGGTGAGATCGACGCCCGCGGTCCGTGGAACGAGGGCAATGGCTGGGTCTTCACGGAATCGCCAGCGATCCAGGCTGACCCCGGCGCGTCCGCCGCGATCGTCGCGGAAAGTTCGCCGCCAGACGACCAAGCCGGGCTTGGCGACTTGTTGATCGATGAGCTACGCGACATCCTGCATGCCGAAAAGCAACTCACCAAGACGCTTCCGAAGATGGCCGAGGCAGCTCGCTTCGATCAGTTGCGAGAGCTGCTTGAGCAACATCTCGTCGAGACCGAAAACCAGGTGGAGCGCATCAATGAATGCTTCGAGTTGCTCGGCAAGACCGTCCGAGCGAAGCCTTGCAAGGGCATGATGGGGCTTATCGAGGAAGGCCAGGAAATCATGGCTGAAGGAGAGGAAAAGGAAGACGCGGCCGCGGACCTCGCCTTAATCGGAGCTGCACAGCGTGTGGAGCACTATGAAATCTCGGCTTACACCATGGCGAAGAATCTCGCCCAGCAGCTACGCCACAGTGCAGTCGTCGCGCTGTTGTCGAAGTCACTTGCGGAAGAGGAGAATTCTGATCAGTTGCTAAACCAAGTCGCTCGATCTCTGATGTCGGTAGCCAAAATGCCAGCCGCGATCGAACAGGCCGAATAA
- a CDS encoding DnaB-like helicase C-terminal domain-containing protein — MQLNREVEKRDDKRPQFSDLRESGDIEADADTVLFLFGEEYYLSKLEPKPGIPEHMEWQTKIESCHNRLEIIVAKQRSGPTDSSGVFCDPAASAMRSTWSRRSRGCRHRRRPSWRYAALWVPNRAIATNISKPVQCDMMPIKRAGGWYEAPGATMDRAVDLAAFRIHPGATMLWHDDVLRRWRDQAV, encoded by the coding sequence GTGCAGCTCAATCGAGAAGTCGAGAAACGAGATGACAAGCGGCCACAGTTTTCCGATCTGCGTGAGAGCGGCGACATTGAGGCTGACGCCGATACGGTGCTGTTTCTCTTCGGGGAGGAATATTACCTGTCCAAGCTCGAGCCGAAGCCGGGCATACCCGAGCACATGGAGTGGCAGACGAAGATCGAAAGCTGCCACAACCGCCTCGAAATCATCGTTGCGAAGCAGCGAAGCGGGCCCACTGACTCGTCAGGGGTATTCTGTGACCCCGCAGCATCAGCTATGCGCTCGACTTGGTCGCGACGATCACGCGGCTGCAGGCATCGTCGGCGACCAAGCTGGCGGTACGCTGCCCTCTGGGTGCCGAACCGCGCGATCGCGACCAACATCTCCAAGCCGGTGCAATGCGACATGATGCCGATCAAGCGGGCAGGTGGGTGGTACGAGGCGCCGGGCGCGACGATGGACCGGGCGGTTGATCTCGCTGCGTTCAGGATACATCCCGGCGCGACGATGCTTTGGCATGATGATGTTCTGCGGAGATGGCGAGATCAGGCAGTGTGA
- a CDS encoding DUF2934 domain-containing protein — translation MTQPTEKEIEKRAYEIWERSGKPEGREEEFWRLAEQELRNEDKSSPLRTPDSL, via the coding sequence GTGACCCAACCGACCGAAAAGGAAATCGAGAAGCGCGCCTACGAGATATGGGAGCGGAGCGGCAAGCCCGAAGGCAGGGAGGAAGAATTCTGGCGGCTGGCGGAGCAGGAGTTGCGAAACGAGGACAAGTCATCTCCCCTCCGCACTCCAGATAGCCTGTAA
- a CDS encoding DnaB-like helicase C-terminal domain-containing protein, protein MPSGHILKGRLPGSDVNMVIDSARRLSDLPLYIDDTSSLSVGEVSARTRSLAERAQREGRRLGFIVIDYLKYLKASS, encoded by the coding sequence ATCCCGTCGGGCCATATTCTAAAGGGTCGACTGCCGGGATCTGACGTCAACATGGTGATCGACTCCGCGCGCCGGCTCAGCGATCTCCCGCTCTACATCGACGATACATCCTCGCTTTCCGTTGGCGAGGTGAGCGCCAGAACCAGAAGTCTCGCCGAGCGGGCGCAGCGGGAAGGGCGCCGGCTGGGCTTCATCGTCATCGACTATCTGAAGTACCTGAAAGCGTCATCCTAA
- a CDS encoding Hsp20 family protein: MRTYDFTPLWRSSIGFDRLIDLLDETQHRPEDNYPPYNIERLGEDRYQISVALAGFNQDEISVTAEQNVLTVEGRKGDKDQHEYLYQGISARPFKRQFNLADYVQVKSAMVENGLLRIELVREIPEAMKPRRIAIGSGAPGGQITQKAA, encoded by the coding sequence ATGAGGACATACGATTTCACTCCCCTGTGGCGTTCGAGTATTGGATTCGACCGCCTCATCGATCTGCTCGACGAAACCCAGCATCGGCCCGAAGACAACTACCCGCCCTACAATATCGAGCGGCTCGGAGAGGACCGCTACCAGATCTCGGTCGCACTGGCCGGCTTCAACCAGGACGAGATTTCGGTGACGGCTGAGCAGAACGTGCTGACCGTGGAAGGCCGCAAGGGCGACAAGGACCAGCACGAATACCTCTATCAGGGTATCTCGGCGCGTCCGTTCAAGCGACAGTTCAACCTCGCCGACTACGTGCAGGTCAAGTCGGCAATGGTCGAGAACGGTCTGCTGCGGATCGAGCTCGTGCGCGAAATCCCCGAGGCCATGAAGCCTCGGCGTATTGCCATCGGAAGTGGCGCTCCTGGCGGACAAATCACGCAGAAGGCGGCCTGA
- a CDS encoding DUF4142 domain-containing protein has protein sequence MRRTMIAIACILLATPVMAQSVGEKTGVNSVLGVSPSTVDFVKQVAISDMFEIESNKLAQQKGNAAEKTFASQMVTDHTKTSTELKGLVTSGKVKAELPSALDSSHQSKLDKLKGANGNDFSSEFNSMQVSAHKDAVDLFERYAKGGDNADLKNWAGKTLPALKHHLEMAQDLDKKPAPTVGEGKK, from the coding sequence ATGAGACGCACTATGATAGCAATCGCGTGCATTTTGCTGGCGACACCGGTCATGGCGCAATCCGTCGGCGAAAAGACCGGGGTCAATTCCGTGCTCGGGGTCAGCCCCTCGACGGTGGATTTTGTCAAGCAGGTCGCGATATCGGACATGTTTGAAATCGAGTCTAACAAGCTCGCACAGCAGAAGGGAAATGCAGCGGAGAAGACTTTCGCTTCCCAGATGGTAACGGACCACACCAAAACCAGCACCGAGCTGAAGGGACTTGTCACCAGTGGCAAGGTGAAAGCCGAGTTGCCCAGCGCTCTCGATTCATCGCACCAAAGCAAGCTCGACAAGCTGAAGGGTGCCAACGGTAACGACTTCAGCTCGGAGTTCAATTCGATGCAGGTCAGCGCTCATAAGGATGCCGTCGACCTGTTCGAGCGCTATGCCAAGGGCGGCGATAACGCGGATCTGAAGAATTGGGCCGGCAAAACCCTGCCGGCGCTTAAGCATCATCTTGAGATGGCGCAGGATCTCGACAAGAAGCCCGCGCCTACGGTCGGCGAGGGCAAGAAATAG
- a CDS encoding cupin domain-containing protein: MAARTVSKRGRFRRRPGRRSLIEDLFEANGWGDSWRDGIYDYVHYHSRIHEVLGIARGKGRVRFGGNKGKIFTLKAGDIAVLPAGTGHQCLSAGDEFLVIGAYPPTGTYDECTSVEDRQRALKAIPKVSVPRKDPVSGAGGPLSKLWKKAK; this comes from the coding sequence ATGGCCGCTCGTACTGTATCGAAACGCGGTCGCTTTCGACGAAGACCTGGACGCCGCAGCCTGATCGAAGACCTATTTGAAGCGAACGGATGGGGAGATAGCTGGCGGGATGGCATCTACGATTACGTGCATTATCACTCCAGGATCCATGAGGTACTCGGCATCGCGCGCGGCAAGGGCCGCGTTCGGTTCGGCGGCAACAAAGGGAAGATCTTCACCCTGAAGGCTGGGGACATCGCGGTTCTTCCCGCCGGCACAGGACATCAGTGCCTTTCCGCGGGCGATGAGTTCCTCGTCATCGGGGCATACCCGCCGACCGGTACATACGACGAGTGCACGAGCGTCGAAGACCGTCAGCGGGCGCTGAAAGCCATTCCGAAGGTTTCGGTGCCGCGTAAGGATCCGGTCTCTGGGGCCGGCGGGCCGCTCTCGAAGCTCTGGAAGAAAGCGAAATGA